One window of the Methylovirgula sp. HY1 genome contains the following:
- a CDS encoding PRC-barrel domain-containing protein: MVGLAGALAEPALGQTATPQTATPKAQAAKKPALPAKGETPATVLDDSDVGSILGMRVRDEAGDNMGRIVDLLVDRDGKARAAIIDFGGFLGVGSRKVAVDWHALHFPTKGKLDEAILALSRDQVRTAPEYKPGEPVVVLQASSAHPPPAHAGTPAKATAAGTAPGKPTSAPAK, translated from the coding sequence TTGGTTGGTCTTGCAGGCGCCCTGGCCGAGCCGGCCCTAGGTCAAACCGCGACGCCGCAAACCGCGACACCCAAAGCCCAGGCGGCGAAGAAACCCGCATTGCCGGCCAAGGGAGAGACGCCGGCGACGGTGCTCGATGACAGCGATGTCGGCAGCATTCTCGGCATGCGGGTCCGCGACGAGGCCGGCGACAATATGGGGCGCATCGTCGATCTTCTCGTCGATCGAGACGGCAAGGCGCGGGCAGCGATCATCGATTTTGGCGGTTTTCTCGGTGTCGGCAGCCGTAAGGTCGCCGTCGATTGGCATGCGCTGCATTTTCCCACCAAGGGAAAGCTCGACGAGGCCATTCTTGCTCTCAGCCGCGATCAAGTGCGAACCGCACCCGAATATAAGCCGGGCGAACCGGTCGTCGTGCTTCAGGCATCATCGGCGCATCCGCCGCCGGCTCATGCGGGAACGCCGGCGAAAGCAACGGCCGCTGGAACAGCGCCGGGCAAGCCGACTTCGGCTCCCGCGAAATAA
- a CDS encoding branched-chain amino acid ABC transporter permease yields MFSWANFLSQTFNGLVIGALLALISSGLTIIYGTLGVLNLAHGAMFMLGGYAGVVAYQYTGSFFAALAAGSIFVLVLGIGMERLIIRHFYSRPDEDQILVTFGLGIVYVEIVRFFFGSLSQSMPPPSWAKGIISLGFMIYPTYRLAVVGIIAVALLALYLVLYRTRLGMIVRAGIEDSIMVDSLGINVMRVFMIVFGIGAMAAGFAGIVNVPIAPITPDIGESVLVEAFVVVVIGGVGSFPGAILGGLIAGEILSLTSMINPSYSQVMLFAVMTLVLMLRPHGLLGTQGRA; encoded by the coding sequence GTGTTCAGTTGGGCGAATTTTCTGTCGCAGACCTTCAATGGGCTGGTCATCGGGGCTCTCTTGGCCCTGATCAGCTCGGGTCTGACGATCATTTACGGCACATTGGGTGTGCTCAATCTCGCGCATGGCGCCATGTTCATGCTCGGCGGCTATGCCGGCGTGGTCGCCTATCAATATACGGGATCGTTTTTCGCCGCCCTCGCGGCGGGATCGATCTTCGTGCTGGTTCTCGGCATAGGCATGGAACGGCTGATCATCCGGCATTTCTATAGCCGTCCCGACGAAGATCAGATTCTCGTCACCTTCGGATTGGGCATCGTCTACGTCGAGATCGTCCGGTTTTTCTTCGGCAGCCTCTCCCAATCCATGCCGCCACCGTCATGGGCCAAGGGAATCATATCGCTCGGCTTCATGATTTATCCGACCTATCGGCTCGCGGTCGTCGGCATCATCGCCGTCGCCTTGCTCGCCCTTTACCTGGTCCTTTATCGAACGCGTCTCGGAATGATCGTGCGCGCCGGCATCGAAGATTCGATCATGGTCGACTCGCTCGGTATCAATGTCATGCGGGTCTTCATGATCGTTTTCGGCATAGGCGCCATGGCGGCCGGGTTTGCCGGGATCGTCAATGTGCCCATTGCCCCCATCACGCCCGACATAGGTGAATCGGTCCTGGTCGAGGCTTTCGTCGTCGTCGTGATCGGCGGCGTCGGTTCCTTCCCCGGAGCGATCCTCGGCGGCCTGATCGCCGGAGAAATCCTGAGCCTGACCTCGATGATCAATCCCAGCTATTCGCAAGTGATGCTGTTTGCGGTGATGACGCTTGTCCTCATGCTTCGGCCGCATGGATTGCTCGGAACGCAAGGGCGGGCCTGA
- a CDS encoding ATP-binding cassette domain-containing protein, whose amino-acid sequence MIASRKGLRTLIPEAATVLGLVVAPFILPYIGFVPDTMNRILVFGLFGIGFDLLFGYAGLLSFGQSAFFGTGGFVAAYLLTHMGLPSVMLGLVIGTVAAAIAGYLVGLIALRRTGIYFAMITVAIAEVFFFMENSPLSKFTGGENGLPGVPSPTFYLGFATIHATGGWSMYGFLAFIYFAGIVIGRRIVASPAGRIMVAIRENPLRAAAVGHNVHAYKLLAFVIAAAYAGLAGGLLGILQAYMPPDAFAFDTSGQLIMQTVIGGLQTLFGPLVGAAVWLYLRDILQSGLGLGASWKLVLGVVFVLLVCFLRRGIIGGIVDLYAYLRGIGKPKRAPSVIDDARPSASQIAAALAAPPLPSREINDYAGPILQTKNLSKRYGGLSANSDVNFSVQAGELRGIIGPNGAGKSTFFKMLTCEIHPSSGSIIFEGRDITGLEVTEVCQLGLTKSYQVNQLFTRLTARENITISALAEKRGSFRLDFLRDATRVPGVEELVQHTLQLVELCGRADVPVSQLAYGEKRRLEIGLALATCPSLLLLDEPLAGMSPRERAETVKLLKSISRGRTTIIIDHDMDALFELADRVTVLQEGRILVEGTPAEIKGDTNVREAYLGGVLE is encoded by the coding sequence ATGATAGCGAGCCGCAAAGGACTCCGGACACTGATTCCGGAAGCGGCGACGGTGCTCGGGCTCGTCGTCGCGCCATTCATTTTGCCGTATATCGGCTTCGTGCCTGACACGATGAACCGCATTCTCGTATTCGGTCTCTTTGGGATCGGCTTCGATTTGCTGTTCGGCTATGCCGGTCTTCTGTCTTTCGGTCAGTCCGCCTTCTTTGGCACGGGCGGGTTTGTCGCGGCCTATCTGCTGACCCATATGGGCCTGCCGAGCGTGATGCTTGGCCTGGTGATCGGCACGGTGGCCGCCGCGATCGCCGGCTATCTGGTCGGACTGATCGCTTTGCGGCGCACCGGAATCTATTTCGCGATGATCACGGTCGCCATCGCCGAAGTCTTCTTTTTCATGGAGAATTCGCCGCTCTCGAAATTTACCGGCGGCGAGAATGGTTTGCCCGGCGTACCGTCGCCGACCTTCTATCTCGGCTTTGCGACGATCCACGCCACCGGCGGCTGGTCGATGTATGGCTTTCTGGCTTTTATCTATTTTGCCGGCATCGTCATCGGTCGACGGATCGTGGCATCGCCGGCCGGCCGAATCATGGTTGCAATCCGCGAAAACCCGCTACGTGCGGCCGCCGTCGGCCATAATGTTCACGCCTATAAGCTGCTGGCCTTCGTCATCGCCGCGGCCTATGCTGGCCTCGCCGGCGGATTGCTCGGCATCTTACAGGCCTATATGCCGCCGGATGCCTTCGCCTTCGACACCTCCGGGCAGTTGATTATGCAGACCGTGATCGGCGGTCTCCAAACCTTGTTCGGGCCGCTCGTCGGCGCCGCCGTCTGGCTCTATCTACGCGACATATTGCAAAGCGGGCTCGGCCTCGGCGCCTCGTGGAAGCTGGTGCTCGGTGTCGTCTTCGTCCTGCTCGTCTGCTTCTTGCGGCGCGGCATCATCGGCGGCATCGTCGACCTCTATGCCTATTTGCGCGGTATCGGCAAGCCCAAGCGCGCGCCATCTGTGATTGACGATGCCCGCCCCAGCGCTAGCCAGATCGCCGCCGCCCTGGCAGCACCACCACTGCCGAGTCGTGAGATCAATGACTATGCCGGCCCAATTCTTCAGACAAAAAACCTGTCCAAGCGATATGGCGGTCTTTCCGCCAATAGCGACGTCAATTTCTCGGTTCAGGCGGGTGAGCTCCGCGGCATCATCGGTCCCAATGGTGCCGGCAAGAGCACATTCTTCAAGATGCTGACCTGCGAGATTCATCCATCGTCCGGCTCGATCATCTTCGAAGGACGCGACATCACCGGCCTTGAAGTCACAGAAGTCTGCCAGCTCGGTCTCACGAAGAGCTATCAGGTCAATCAGCTGTTCACGCGCCTGACCGCGCGGGAAAACATCACGATCTCCGCTCTTGCCGAAAAGCGCGGCAGTTTTCGGCTCGATTTTCTACGCGATGCGACGCGCGTTCCCGGCGTTGAAGAGCTGGTTCAACATACGCTGCAATTGGTCGAATTATGCGGGCGGGCCGATGTTCCCGTGTCGCAACTCGCCTATGGCGAGAAGCGACGGCTCGAAATCGGGCTCGCCCTAGCGACCTGCCCGAGTCTCTTGCTGCTCGACGAACCTTTGGCCGGCATGAGCCCGCGCGAGCGGGCAGAAACCGTCAAGCTCCTGAAATCGATCAGCCGCGGCCGCACGACGATCATCATCGATCACGACATGGACGCTTTGTTCGAACTCGCCGACCGCGTCACGGTCTTGCAGGAGGGAAGGATTTTGGTCGAAGGAACGCCGGCCGAAATCAAGGGCGATACCAACGTGCGGGAAGCCTATCTCGGTGGAGTGCTCGAATAA
- a CDS encoding substrate-binding protein encodes MTKIGKDLAAPVSRRKVLLAGAGLVGGVALPTGLIMPALAANHPALGTYPEGSSGPSVFVGITVPRTGTYAAQGEDLIKGYELAIAHLNAGDELMHKISPHIKKGVLGKTVTYGIADSAAKPNIAVQNFEKFVSNNKAIMVTGCVSSAEAVANNKVADREKVIYLPGISGSNDTTGKDCVRYSFRECFYGQTAAAATAPVLIKALGNGKKVAYLTPDYTYGHTVQKSMEDYLKKGGWTTATDQVSPLGTTDFSSYLLNVANSGADVVVNINFGRDAVLSTKQAKQFGILDKMTLMVPYNTPFLAQEVGAETMQGVLAATDYWWTLEDTYPLAKMFNTAFRAKYGYYPEWGAETAYMQVAMWADAIERAGTFYPPDVVKAYEAGAKLQSMVGEVYFRAADHQLVRPVIVQRGKKPSAMKNPDDFYEIVEIVPGKGLMQAPDAFGCKMGSYT; translated from the coding sequence ATGACCAAAATCGGAAAAGATCTCGCTGCGCCCGTATCGCGGCGTAAAGTGCTGCTTGCCGGCGCAGGCCTTGTCGGCGGCGTCGCGTTGCCGACCGGCCTCATCATGCCGGCGCTCGCCGCCAATCATCCGGCGCTCGGCACCTATCCAGAAGGTTCGTCTGGTCCCTCGGTCTTCGTCGGCATCACGGTGCCACGGACCGGAACTTATGCGGCGCAGGGCGAGGATCTCATCAAAGGTTATGAGCTCGCGATCGCGCATCTGAATGCCGGCGACGAACTCATGCATAAGATTTCGCCCCATATCAAAAAAGGCGTTCTCGGCAAGACGGTGACCTATGGGATCGCCGACAGCGCCGCCAAGCCGAATATTGCCGTGCAGAACTTCGAAAAATTCGTCAGCAACAATAAAGCCATCATGGTGACGGGCTGCGTCTCGAGCGCCGAAGCCGTCGCCAACAATAAAGTCGCCGACCGCGAGAAGGTCATTTATTTGCCCGGCATTTCCGGTTCGAACGACACGACCGGAAAAGACTGCGTCCGCTACTCTTTCCGCGAATGTTTCTATGGCCAGACGGCGGCGGCCGCGACGGCGCCGGTGCTGATCAAGGCGCTCGGCAATGGCAAAAAAGTCGCCTATCTGACGCCCGACTATACCTATGGTCACACGGTTCAGAAATCGATGGAGGACTATCTCAAGAAGGGCGGCTGGACGACGGCAACCGATCAGGTTTCGCCGCTCGGCACGACCGATTTCAGCTCATATTTGTTGAATGTCGCCAACAGCGGCGCCGATGTCGTCGTCAACATCAATTTCGGCCGTGACGCCGTATTGTCGACCAAGCAGGCCAAGCAATTCGGCATTCTCGACAAGATGACTTTGATGGTTCCCTATAATACGCCGTTCCTCGCCCAGGAGGTCGGCGCCGAAACGATGCAGGGCGTCTTGGCCGCCACCGATTATTGGTGGACGCTCGAGGACACATATCCTCTCGCCAAAATGTTCAACACGGCGTTCCGAGCCAAATATGGATATTATCCGGAATGGGGCGCCGAGACCGCCTATATGCAAGTGGCGATGTGGGCCGATGCGATCGAGCGCGCCGGCACTTTCTATCCGCCGGATGTCGTCAAGGCTTATGAAGCCGGCGCGAAACTTCAATCCATGGTCGGCGAAGTTTATTTCCGCGCCGCGGACCATCAGCTGGTGCGTCCGGTCATCGTGCAGCGCGGCAAGAAGCCCTCGGCGATGAAGAACCCGGATGATTTCTACGAAATCGTCGAAATCGTGCCTGGCAAAGGCTTGATGCAGGCGCCCGATGCCTTCGGGTGCAAGATGGGCAGCTATACCTAA
- the rlmB gene encoding 23S rRNA (guanosine(2251)-2'-O)-methyltransferase RlmB, whose protein sequence is MTPRKHRDSRGRDGHGDKPQPAAPNPSAGRNFGKTKPPIPKRAAKPDQTSPRFRRPGTDLVVLYGFHPVSEALRSKHRKLLDLFATEPAAERLKDEIAAAGVPLHLVETEELTRRLGSESVHQGLLLEARPLPVPQLDEITSRCGVVLVLDQITDPHNVGAILRSAAAYGVDAVVTTERHAPELSGVLAKAASGALEHVPVIEVVNLARALEELGDLGYQRIGLDSDAPQQLQTLASLRPIALVLGAEGKGLRRLTRENCDHLARLDLPGAIKSLNVSNACAIALTLVHFKLDLA, encoded by the coding sequence ATGACGCCGCGCAAGCACCGCGACTCGCGCGGCCGCGACGGTCATGGCGACAAGCCACAGCCGGCAGCTCCAAACCCGAGCGCTGGCCGCAACTTCGGCAAAACAAAGCCGCCCATCCCGAAGCGAGCAGCCAAACCGGACCAGACTTCGCCGCGCTTTCGGCGTCCTGGGACGGATCTCGTCGTGCTCTATGGCTTTCATCCCGTGTCTGAGGCATTGCGGAGCAAACACCGGAAACTGTTAGATCTCTTTGCTACGGAACCGGCGGCCGAGCGGCTGAAGGACGAGATAGCGGCGGCCGGGGTGCCGCTGCATCTCGTCGAAACGGAAGAGCTGACTCGGCGTCTCGGCTCCGAATCCGTGCATCAAGGACTTCTGCTCGAAGCGCGGCCATTGCCGGTGCCGCAGCTCGATGAAATCACCTCCAGATGCGGCGTGGTCCTGGTGCTCGATCAAATTACCGATCCGCATAACGTCGGCGCGATCTTGCGTTCGGCGGCGGCCTATGGCGTCGATGCGGTCGTCACGACCGAGCGCCATGCACCGGAACTCTCGGGCGTGCTGGCCAAGGCCGCCTCGGGCGCCCTCGAACATGTGCCGGTGATCGAAGTGGTGAATCTCGCCCGCGCTTTGGAGGAGCTGGGCGATCTGGGCTATCAACGGATCGGTCTTGATTCCGACGCGCCGCAACAGCTCCAGACGCTCGCCTCGCTCCGCCCGATCGCGCTCGTTCTCGGCGCCGAAGGCAAAGGCCTGCGCCGGCTCACACGGGAAAATTGCGATCACCTCGCCCGTCTGGATTTGCCGGGCGCGATCAAGAGCCTCAATGTTTCGAACGCCTGCGCGATTGCCCTCACTCTCGTGCATTTCAAGCTGGATCTTGCCTGA
- a CDS encoding ABC transporter ATP-binding protein, with the protein MSLLEVNGLNSFYGDSHILFDIALRVERNEVVALLGRNGAGKSTTLKSLMGVVRPRSGSVRLDGVDYAGQPSHVLAKHGMQLVHEERRIFGSLNVEENIILAGLTAAKPWPLERIYEMFPRLKERRLSRGTDLSGGEQQMLAIARALVRDPQIVLLDEPFEGLAPVIVRDLVHACRALAAAGQTIILVEQNIAATLALAQRVYIVNNGHIVYEGSAEELKAQPQILHRYLGI; encoded by the coding sequence ATGAGCTTGCTCGAGGTCAACGGCCTCAACAGTTTTTATGGGGATTCGCATATCCTCTTCGATATCGCCTTGCGGGTCGAACGCAACGAGGTCGTCGCCTTGCTTGGTCGCAATGGCGCCGGCAAGAGCACGACGCTCAAGAGCCTGATGGGTGTCGTTCGCCCGCGGAGCGGTTCGGTGCGGTTGGACGGCGTCGATTATGCCGGCCAACCGAGCCATGTTCTGGCGAAGCACGGCATGCAGCTCGTGCATGAGGAACGCAGGATCTTCGGCAGTCTCAATGTCGAGGAAAACATCATCCTAGCCGGCCTGACGGCCGCCAAACCCTGGCCGCTCGAGCGCATCTACGAGATGTTCCCGCGGTTGAAGGAACGGCGGCTGAGCCGCGGCACCGATCTCTCCGGCGGCGAGCAGCAAATGCTGGCGATCGCCCGCGCGCTGGTACGCGATCCTCAGATCGTGCTGCTTGATGAACCTTTCGAGGGTTTGGCACCCGTCATTGTACGCGACCTCGTGCACGCCTGCCGCGCGCTGGCCGCGGCCGGCCAAACGATCATTCTCGTCGAACAGAATATCGCCGCGACCCTCGCCCTCGCCCAACGCGTCTATATCGTCAACAATGGCCATATCGTCTATGAAGGTTCAGCCGAAGAATTGAAGGCGCAGCCACAAATTCTTCATCGCTATCTCGGGATCTGA